In Rhodamnia argentea isolate NSW1041297 chromosome 11, ASM2092103v1, whole genome shotgun sequence, one genomic interval encodes:
- the LOC125312900 gene encoding cinnamoyl-CoA reductase-like SNL6, with product MGIVRSEERQRAEIEELRRMLLACAAVHRRKDDDGLGAPPRAAARDDGDGDGERTVCVTSGVSFLGRAVVSRLLLRGYSVRILVDNEEDMEKLREMETSGEMGSAARSNFSAAVAKLGDMQSLCEAFEGCAGVFHTAAFADPAGLSGYTKAMAQIEVKASESVMEACTRTLSVRKCVLTSSLLACVWRDPGRDHLPRVIGHDCWSDESLCTSRKLWYALGKLKAEKVAWEIAEDTGFKLATICPALITGPQFISRNPTATIAYLKGAKEMYSDGVLATVDVARLADAHVCVFEAMTKTASGRYICFDRVIGSEDDAARLAGEMGMPVDKICGESGESSVQQPHPRFELSNQKLSSLMSRSLRPCYDESGAI from the exons ATGGGGATCGTGCGGTCGGAGGAGAGGCAGAGGGCGGAGATAGAGGAGCTCCGCCGCATGCTGCTGGCGTGCGCCGCCGTCCACCGGAGGAAGGACGACGACGGGCTAGGCGCTCCTCCCAGGGCCGCGGCTAGGGACGACGGGGACGGCGACGGCGAGAGGACTGTGTGCGTCACCAGCGGGGTGTCTTTCTTGGGCCGGGCAGTCGTGAGCCGGCTCCTGCTCCGCGGGTACTCCGTTCGGATCTTGGTCGACAACGAAG AGGACATGGAGAAGCTGAGGGAGATGGAGACTTCGGGAGAGATGGGGAGCGCCGCCCGGAGCAATTTCAGCGCAGCGGTGGCGAAGCTGGGCGACATGCAGAGCCTGTGCGAAGCGTTCGAAGGATGTGCCGGGGTCTTCCACACCGCAGCATTCGCCGATCCGGCGGGGCTCTCCGGCTACACC AAAGCGATGGCGCAGATAGAAGTGAAGGCGAGCGAGAGCGTGATGGAGGCGTGCACGAGGACGCTGTCGGTGAGGAAGTGCGTCCTCACGTCGTCACTCCTGGCCTGCGTGTGGCGAGACCCTGGCCGGGATCACCTCCCCCGTGTGATCGGCCACGATTGCTGGAGCGACGAATCCTTGTGCACCAGCAGGAAG CTATGGTATGCCCTGGGCAAGCTCAAGGCTGAGAAAGTTGCTTGGGAAATAGCAGAAGATACAGGGTTCAAGCTGGCCACAATCTGCCCTGCTCTGATCACTGGCCCTCAATTCATCAGCAGAAATCCAACGGCTACAATTGCATATCTTAAGG GGGCCAAGGAAATGTACTCGGACGGGGTGCTAGCCACGGTGGACGTGGCGAGGCTGGCGGATGCTCACGTGTGCGTGTTCGAGGCGATGACCAAGACCGCATCGGGGAGGTACATCTGCTTCGACCGTGTGATCGGCAGCGAAGACGACGCGGCGAGGCTGGCAGGGGAAATGGGGATGCCGGTCGATAAGATCTGCGGGGAAAGCGGGGAATCATCCGTGCAGCAACCGCATCCGAGGTTCGAATTGTCGAATCAGAAGCTCTCTTCCCTCATGTCGAGATCGCTACGGCCGTGTTACGATGAGTCGGGGGCGATCTGA